In the genome of Maniola jurtina chromosome 3, ilManJurt1.1, whole genome shotgun sequence, one region contains:
- the LOC123880838 gene encoding small integral membrane protein 4, whose amino-acid sequence MRIGWIHKLVNKWPGKKTFGMYRFLPMFFVLGAALEYSMINWRVGEVNFYNTFKKRQAKDIVEDKIRKYSAI is encoded by the coding sequence ATGAGAATTGGTTGGATTCACAAACTTGTGAACAAATGGCCTGGAAAGAAAACGTTTGGAATGTATAGATTTCTTCCCATGTTCTTTGTACTGGGAGCAGCGTTGGAATACTCTATGATCAACTGGAGGGTTGGCGAGGTAAATTTTTACAATACATTTAAGAAGCGACAAGCAAAAGATATTGTtgaagataaaataagaaagtaTTCTGCTATATAA
- the LOC123880839 gene encoding protein brawnin: MPAGVTWGQYITFSITALLTMLSGSQIVHLYYKPLVDLNKYINKELESYPENVQQKIRQELKEEGVLK; this comes from the coding sequence ATGCCTGCTGGTGTAACATGGGGTCAATatataacattttcaataactGCCTTGTTAACTATGTTGTCAGGCTCACAAATTGTTCATCTATACTATAAGCCTTTAGTAGaccttaataaatatataaataaagagTTGGAGAGCTACCCAGAAAATGTTCAGCAGAAAATTAGACAGGAGCTCAAAGAGGAGGGTGTACTGAAGTAG
- the LOC123880824 gene encoding atrial natriuretic peptide-converting enzyme isoform X1 — MTFSGNMKESKPRTVKDSWESELGYGWSRSGQRRCRSHRPPESTMSVSSDIRFTRRKLSRSCRGCCAALAALLVLLLLAAVAVYLGHMYLFGDPLNRQTFRGSFVASSWGAQDDRDDATEVKGNSTRDVELRQALYDTYANSELRSCFVAAEILALDNVEKGTRIHFEVSFEPIFTGVTTAEVSTVLTRELQAPYFQRLGVLPATLHIEESSIISSQALKEGDSPITEISTTEVVAFEIEEDLRECSPLTLTLCSHLPYNITTYPNLVGHSSKEAMLRDLVAFRELLDAECSYLAQLSTLTVTTDFVCQMLQPRCDEDRLVRPCHAYCRAFHAGCGARLPDRLRPHFDCSRFPDYFGPGSCLTEPDCMGGLQRVALSRRACDAVPDCADASDERSCAHCAAAGLGALRCALLPRCLPAHLRCDGTPDCADGSDEAGCLWVTRSLASWKRETAESTLGAVRSRAGYAVWAERGRVGKVCAAPYEADKQALMSLATSLCTALTFKTAVSAEAVPDGEEELEEDTTEDTLHERARRDIPEYVQIVDPSAPEIAFIKTDCPQRRVIKIVCDQLECGLASARGGRTAQGVEGLPRGARPGDWPWHAALFRTHVHACDAVLIHPAWLITTASCFQGQPKAEWTARLGSVRIQSTTPWQQERRIVGMVRSPVEGSMLAMVRLEEPVEMTDFVRPACLPDDGLKIDEQSICNTLGWTRNRDQLQRVHVVPTAMNTCENVSIATGNGICAEPLYDQDDCDEEEYAGSSMMCFDEKSKHWSLIGVSGWRIACSKIGLGRPRIYDAVTSHIEWIKRTITNSSS, encoded by the exons ATGACGTTCTCTGGGAATATGAAAGAGAGTAAGCCGAGAACCGTAAAAGACTCCTGGGAGTCAGAG cTTGGCTATGGCTGGTCGAGGAGCGGGCAGCGTCGATGCCGCTCGCACCGGCCGCCGGAGTCGACGATGTCGGTGAGCAGTGACATCAGATTCACGCGCCGCAAGCTCAGCCGCTCCTGCCGAGGTTGCTGCGCGGCGCTGGCCGCTCTACTTGTGCTGTTATTGCTGGCTGCCGTCGCTGTTTACCTCGGCC ACATGTACCTGTTCGGGGACCCGCTGAACCGGCAAACCTTTCGGGGCTCGTTCGTGGCCTCCTCGTGGGGAGCGCAAGACGACCGTGACGACGCAACCGAGGTCAAAGGGAACAGTACGAGAGATGTAGAGTTGCGACAGGCACTCTATGACACGTACGCAAACTCAGAGTTGAGGTCCTGCTTTGTCGCGGCCGAAATTCTTGCCTTGGATAA CGTCGAAAAAGGTACTCGAATACATTTCGAAGTATCATTCGAACCTATTTTTACGGGCGTCACCACCGCCGAAGTATCCACCGTACTGACGCGGGAACTTCAAGCACCCTACTTCCAAAGATTAGGCGTGCTTCCAGCAACACTGCATATTGAG GAAAGCTCAATAATATCATCACAGGCTTTAAAAGAAGGTGATTCACCAATCACAGAGATATCAACAACTGAAGTTGTGGCGTTCGAAATCGAAGAGGATCTCCGAGAATGTTCTCCTTTGACTTTGACCCTGTGCTCACATCTACCATACAACATTACAACGTATCCAAACCTAGTGGGGCACTCTTCCAAAGAAGCCATGCTACGCGATCTCGTCGCTTTTAGAGAGCTATTAGATGCAGAATGCTCGTATCTAGCGCAG TTGTCAACCTTAACCGTGACAACG GATTTCGTATGCCAAATGCTTCAACCTCGCTGCGATGAAGACAGGCTGGTGAGGCCGTGCCACGCGTATTGCCGCGCGTTTCACGCGGGCTGCGGCGCGCGGCTGCCGGACCGACTGCGACCGCACTTTGACTGCTCGCGCTTCCCCGACTACTTCGGCCCAGGCTCTTGTCTAACCGAACCAG ATTGCATGGGTGGTCTACAACGTGTTGCCCTGTCCAGGCGCGCCTGCGACGCGGTGCCGGACTGCGCGGACGCGTCGGACGAGCGCAGCTGCGCGCACTGCGCGGCGGCGGGGCTCGgcgctctgcgctgcgctctgtTGCCGCGCTGCCTTCCTGCACATCTGCGCTGCGATGGCACTCCCGATTGCGCCGATGGCAGTGATGAAGCTGGTTGCT TATGGGTGACCCGTTCCTTGGCATCGTGGAAGCGTGAGACAGCGGAGTCGACGCTGGGCGCAGTGCGGAGTCGCGCCGGCTACGCGGTGTGGGCGGAGCGCGGCCGCGTTGGCAAGGTGTGCGCCGCGCCCTACGAGGCCGACAAGCAAGCGCTCATGAGCCTCGCCACCTCGCTCTGCACTGCGCTTACTTTCAA AACTGCTGTATCCGCGGAGGCGGTGCCTGATGGAGAGGAAGAGCTCGAAGAAGACACCACTGAAGATACCTTACATGAAAGAGCAAGAAGAGACATCCCTGAATATGTACAAATAGTCGACCCTTCAGCGCCAGAAATTGCATTTATTAAAACAGACTGTCCACAACGGAGAGTCATCAAGATTGTCTGCGATCAGTTAG AATGCGGTTTGGCGTCAGCGCGCGGCGGGCGCACAGCGCAGGGGGTGGAGGGGCTGCCGCGGGGCGCGCGGCCGGGCGACTGGCCGTGGCACGCCGCGCTGTTCCGCACGCACGTGCACGCCTGCGACGCCGTGCTCATCCATCCCGCCTGGCTTATCACTACGGCATCCTGTTTCCAG GGTCAACCAAAAGCAGAGTGGACAGCTAGATTAGGCAGTGTACGCATTCAGAGCACTACGCCTTGGCAACAGGAGCGGCGCATCGTGGGCATGGTGCGCTCGCCCGTGGAGGGCAGCATGCTGGCCATGGTACGACTAGAAGAGCCAGTCGAGATGACCGACTTCGTACGCCCCGCTTGCCTGCCCGACGACGGCCTTAAGATAGATGAGCAAAGCATCTGCAATACACTTGGTTGGACAAGAAACAGGGATCAGTTACAAAGAGTACATGTTGTGCCAACGGCAATGAACACATGTGAAAATGTCAGCATAGCGACTGGAAATGGAATATGTGCCGAGCCGTTATATGACCAAGACGATTGTGAC GAAGAAGAATATGCTGGAAGTTCAATGATGTGCTTTGATGAAAAATCAAAACACTGGTCTTTGATTGGAGTCAGTGGATGGCGGATTGCATGCTCGAAAATTGGACTCGGACGACCTCGTATATACGACGCAGTAACCTCCCACATTGAGTGGATCAAACGAACCATCACCAACTCCTCAAGCTGA
- the LOC123880824 gene encoding atrial natriuretic peptide-converting enzyme isoform X2 → MTFSGNMKESKPRTVKDSWESELGYGWSRSGQRRCRSHRPPESTMSVSSDIRFTRRKLSRSCRGCCAALAALLVLLLLAAVAVYLGHMYLFGDPLNRQTFRGSFVASSWGAQDDRDDATEVKGNSTRDVELRQALYDTYANSELRSCFVAAEILALDNVEKGTRIHFEVSFEPIFTGVTTAEVSTVLTRELQAPYFQRLGVLPATLHIEESSIISSQALKEGDSPITEISTTEVVAFEIEEDLRECSPLTLTLCSHLPYNITTYPNLVGHSSKEAMLRDLVAFRELLDAECSYLAQDFVCQMLQPRCDEDRLVRPCHAYCRAFHAGCGARLPDRLRPHFDCSRFPDYFGPGSCLTEPDCMGGLQRVALSRRACDAVPDCADASDERSCAHCAAAGLGALRCALLPRCLPAHLRCDGTPDCADGSDEAGCLWVTRSLASWKRETAESTLGAVRSRAGYAVWAERGRVGKVCAAPYEADKQALMSLATSLCTALTFKTAVSAEAVPDGEEELEEDTTEDTLHERARRDIPEYVQIVDPSAPEIAFIKTDCPQRRVIKIVCDQLECGLASARGGRTAQGVEGLPRGARPGDWPWHAALFRTHVHACDAVLIHPAWLITTASCFQGQPKAEWTARLGSVRIQSTTPWQQERRIVGMVRSPVEGSMLAMVRLEEPVEMTDFVRPACLPDDGLKIDEQSICNTLGWTRNRDQLQRVHVVPTAMNTCENVSIATGNGICAEPLYDQDDCDEEEYAGSSMMCFDEKSKHWSLIGVSGWRIACSKIGLGRPRIYDAVTSHIEWIKRTITNSSS, encoded by the exons ATGACGTTCTCTGGGAATATGAAAGAGAGTAAGCCGAGAACCGTAAAAGACTCCTGGGAGTCAGAG cTTGGCTATGGCTGGTCGAGGAGCGGGCAGCGTCGATGCCGCTCGCACCGGCCGCCGGAGTCGACGATGTCGGTGAGCAGTGACATCAGATTCACGCGCCGCAAGCTCAGCCGCTCCTGCCGAGGTTGCTGCGCGGCGCTGGCCGCTCTACTTGTGCTGTTATTGCTGGCTGCCGTCGCTGTTTACCTCGGCC ACATGTACCTGTTCGGGGACCCGCTGAACCGGCAAACCTTTCGGGGCTCGTTCGTGGCCTCCTCGTGGGGAGCGCAAGACGACCGTGACGACGCAACCGAGGTCAAAGGGAACAGTACGAGAGATGTAGAGTTGCGACAGGCACTCTATGACACGTACGCAAACTCAGAGTTGAGGTCCTGCTTTGTCGCGGCCGAAATTCTTGCCTTGGATAA CGTCGAAAAAGGTACTCGAATACATTTCGAAGTATCATTCGAACCTATTTTTACGGGCGTCACCACCGCCGAAGTATCCACCGTACTGACGCGGGAACTTCAAGCACCCTACTTCCAAAGATTAGGCGTGCTTCCAGCAACACTGCATATTGAG GAAAGCTCAATAATATCATCACAGGCTTTAAAAGAAGGTGATTCACCAATCACAGAGATATCAACAACTGAAGTTGTGGCGTTCGAAATCGAAGAGGATCTCCGAGAATGTTCTCCTTTGACTTTGACCCTGTGCTCACATCTACCATACAACATTACAACGTATCCAAACCTAGTGGGGCACTCTTCCAAAGAAGCCATGCTACGCGATCTCGTCGCTTTTAGAGAGCTATTAGATGCAGAATGCTCGTATCTAGCGCAG GATTTCGTATGCCAAATGCTTCAACCTCGCTGCGATGAAGACAGGCTGGTGAGGCCGTGCCACGCGTATTGCCGCGCGTTTCACGCGGGCTGCGGCGCGCGGCTGCCGGACCGACTGCGACCGCACTTTGACTGCTCGCGCTTCCCCGACTACTTCGGCCCAGGCTCTTGTCTAACCGAACCAG ATTGCATGGGTGGTCTACAACGTGTTGCCCTGTCCAGGCGCGCCTGCGACGCGGTGCCGGACTGCGCGGACGCGTCGGACGAGCGCAGCTGCGCGCACTGCGCGGCGGCGGGGCTCGgcgctctgcgctgcgctctgtTGCCGCGCTGCCTTCCTGCACATCTGCGCTGCGATGGCACTCCCGATTGCGCCGATGGCAGTGATGAAGCTGGTTGCT TATGGGTGACCCGTTCCTTGGCATCGTGGAAGCGTGAGACAGCGGAGTCGACGCTGGGCGCAGTGCGGAGTCGCGCCGGCTACGCGGTGTGGGCGGAGCGCGGCCGCGTTGGCAAGGTGTGCGCCGCGCCCTACGAGGCCGACAAGCAAGCGCTCATGAGCCTCGCCACCTCGCTCTGCACTGCGCTTACTTTCAA AACTGCTGTATCCGCGGAGGCGGTGCCTGATGGAGAGGAAGAGCTCGAAGAAGACACCACTGAAGATACCTTACATGAAAGAGCAAGAAGAGACATCCCTGAATATGTACAAATAGTCGACCCTTCAGCGCCAGAAATTGCATTTATTAAAACAGACTGTCCACAACGGAGAGTCATCAAGATTGTCTGCGATCAGTTAG AATGCGGTTTGGCGTCAGCGCGCGGCGGGCGCACAGCGCAGGGGGTGGAGGGGCTGCCGCGGGGCGCGCGGCCGGGCGACTGGCCGTGGCACGCCGCGCTGTTCCGCACGCACGTGCACGCCTGCGACGCCGTGCTCATCCATCCCGCCTGGCTTATCACTACGGCATCCTGTTTCCAG GGTCAACCAAAAGCAGAGTGGACAGCTAGATTAGGCAGTGTACGCATTCAGAGCACTACGCCTTGGCAACAGGAGCGGCGCATCGTGGGCATGGTGCGCTCGCCCGTGGAGGGCAGCATGCTGGCCATGGTACGACTAGAAGAGCCAGTCGAGATGACCGACTTCGTACGCCCCGCTTGCCTGCCCGACGACGGCCTTAAGATAGATGAGCAAAGCATCTGCAATACACTTGGTTGGACAAGAAACAGGGATCAGTTACAAAGAGTACATGTTGTGCCAACGGCAATGAACACATGTGAAAATGTCAGCATAGCGACTGGAAATGGAATATGTGCCGAGCCGTTATATGACCAAGACGATTGTGAC GAAGAAGAATATGCTGGAAGTTCAATGATGTGCTTTGATGAAAAATCAAAACACTGGTCTTTGATTGGAGTCAGTGGATGGCGGATTGCATGCTCGAAAATTGGACTCGGACGACCTCGTATATACGACGCAGTAACCTCCCACATTGAGTGGATCAAACGAACCATCACCAACTCCTCAAGCTGA